A region from the Solibacillus sp. FSL H8-0523 genome encodes:
- a CDS encoding transcriptional regulator codes for MTMFQQGYEVYVKKCEQFGLEPVNFRYYVLQLSPEQLEAYNTYASEVTMTNK; via the coding sequence ATGACAATGTTTCAACAAGGATATGAGGTATATGTAAAAAAATGCGAGCAATTTGGACTAGAACCAGTAAACTTCCGATATTATGTCCTACAACTATCACCAGAACAGCTAGAGGCTTATAATACTTATGCATCAGAAGTGACTATGACAAACAAATGA
- a CDS encoding tyrosine recombinase XerC yields MPLPKFLRDFLIYLTTITGKSPRTRKEYEYDLVLFLRFIKAMEQDIDPANLHTIDISDVTIDSIKELALEDLYLFMEYCEIQRGNLAASRARKVATLKAFFKYLKGKRRLIDENIAEHLETPKIGKRHPVYMNFEEAQQFVVAIDQQHYSSRDYCMMILFLNLGIRVSELCSLNLDSIHDRKLTVIGKGNKERQVYLNDSCITAIEQYMLERTPYKGDGSQPLFVSQKGSRFARQTIARIVKQINGKAENPKDKLTPHKLRHTSATLMYKAGADIRSLQAILGHSSVATTQIYTHIEDEQIQKVLKSNPFNNIK; encoded by the coding sequence ATGCCGTTACCAAAGTTTTTACGTGATTTTTTAATCTACTTAACAACCATTACCGGGAAATCTCCTCGCACACGAAAAGAATATGAATATGATTTAGTGTTGTTTTTACGGTTTATCAAAGCGATGGAGCAAGACATAGATCCGGCAAATTTACATACAATCGATATTTCAGATGTAACGATTGATAGCATTAAAGAATTGGCACTCGAGGATTTATATTTATTTATGGAATATTGCGAAATCCAGCGCGGGAATCTAGCTGCATCTCGCGCTCGAAAAGTGGCAACTTTAAAAGCGTTTTTCAAATACTTAAAAGGCAAGCGTCGACTGATTGACGAAAATATTGCTGAACATTTAGAAACACCGAAAATTGGGAAACGTCATCCTGTGTATATGAATTTCGAAGAAGCTCAGCAATTCGTTGTGGCCATCGATCAGCAGCATTATAGCTCACGTGATTATTGCATGATGATTTTATTTCTAAATTTAGGGATTCGTGTATCGGAGCTATGTTCACTGAACTTAGATTCAATTCATGACCGAAAACTCACAGTCATTGGTAAAGGGAATAAGGAACGTCAGGTATACTTAAATGATTCTTGTATCACAGCGATTGAGCAATATATGCTAGAGCGGACACCTTATAAAGGGGATGGATCGCAGCCGTTATTCGTATCACAAAAAGGTTCACGCTTTGCTCGCCAAACAATCGCGCGTATTGTAAAGCAAATTAACGGTAAAGCGGAAAACCCAAAAGATAAATTAACACCACATAAGCTACGCCATACATCGGCAACGCTCATGTATAAAGCAGGTGCGGATATTCGAAGCTTACAAGCGATACTCGGGCATTCCAGTGTTGCAACAACGCAAATTTACACGCATATTGAAGATGAACAAATTCAAAAAGTGCTAAAAAGCAATCCATTCAATAATATTAAATAA
- a CDS encoding FAD-linked oxidase C-terminal domain-containing protein — MIYIDQLQLLLSNEQVTTNAVLLEQHGKDESYHEPHLPDVVVFPKTSEEISKVLAFANENRIPVVPFGLGTSLEGHIIPYNGGISLDLSLMSAVLEVRSDDFLVKVQPGVTRSQLNKELKKHGLFFSVDPGADATLGGMAATNASGTTSVRYGIMRDQVRDLEVVLANGDIIHTGGLAAKSSSGYHLNGLLIGSEGTLGVITELTLRVYGIPEKVVAGRATFTTVQQAVDSVVALKQAGIPMARIELVDQRSIEQVNVASGSTFAETPTLFLEFHGNEAGLASDVAFATELLDDNGCLDIQFEQDERNRNQLWELRHNLAYTYIHSAPKKRLMTTDVVVPINSLPEAIENSRAKIESLQIDAGIVGHVGDGNYHIILMVDMNDSADIARAKQLNEHVVEFALSLGGTCTGEHGVGVGKAKYQQQEHGLAYNWMKEIKKLLDPNNILNPGKIFID, encoded by the coding sequence ATGATTTACATTGACCAGTTACAGCTACTACTATCAAATGAACAAGTAACAACGAATGCCGTATTACTTGAACAACACGGAAAAGACGAATCCTACCATGAACCACATCTACCTGATGTTGTCGTGTTCCCAAAAACGTCTGAAGAAATCAGTAAAGTTTTGGCATTTGCAAATGAAAATCGAATTCCCGTCGTTCCATTTGGACTTGGGACAAGCTTAGAAGGACATATCATTCCATATAACGGAGGAATTTCACTTGATTTGTCACTAATGAGTGCCGTTCTTGAAGTGCGTTCTGACGATTTTTTAGTAAAGGTCCAACCAGGTGTTACACGCAGTCAATTAAATAAAGAATTAAAGAAACATGGCTTATTTTTCTCGGTCGATCCAGGAGCCGATGCCACACTTGGGGGCATGGCGGCGACCAATGCGAGTGGTACGACTTCTGTTCGTTACGGCATCATGCGAGATCAAGTGCGTGATTTAGAAGTGGTGTTAGCCAATGGCGACATCATACATACAGGTGGATTAGCGGCAAAATCATCTTCTGGCTATCATTTGAATGGGTTGTTAATTGGTTCAGAAGGTACTTTAGGTGTGATAACAGAATTAACATTACGCGTTTATGGCATACCTGAAAAAGTGGTGGCTGGTCGCGCTACCTTTACAACAGTGCAGCAAGCAGTTGACTCGGTTGTGGCATTAAAGCAAGCAGGCATTCCAATGGCACGTATTGAACTCGTTGATCAACGTAGTATTGAGCAAGTCAATGTAGCGAGTGGGTCTACGTTTGCAGAAACACCAACACTATTTTTAGAATTCCATGGCAACGAAGCGGGATTAGCGTCCGATGTGGCATTTGCAACCGAGCTACTCGATGATAACGGCTGTCTCGACATTCAATTCGAGCAAGATGAACGCAACCGCAACCAACTTTGGGAGCTTCGTCATAACTTAGCCTATACGTACATTCACAGCGCACCTAAAAAGAGATTGATGACAACAGATGTTGTTGTTCCAATCAATTCCTTACCAGAGGCAATTGAAAATTCCCGTGCAAAAATTGAAAGTTTGCAAATTGATGCAGGGATTGTTGGTCACGTGGGAGACGGCAACTACCATATTATCTTAATGGTCGATATGAATGATTCAGCCGACATTGCCCGCGCCAAACAATTAAATGAACATGTTGTGGAGTTTGCGCTCTCACTTGGCGGTACTTGTACAGGGGAGCACGGAGTGGGTGTCGGAAAAGCAAAATACCAGCAACAAGAACATGGATTAGCCTATAACTGGATGAAAGAAATTAAAAAATTACTGGATCCAAATAACATTTTAAATCCAGGCAAAATTTTTATTGATTAG
- a CDS encoding TRAP transporter substrate-binding protein — protein MKRIVRMIGVICSIMLLSACTSSTEKEQYVLYAGHSLAEDHPFEAAMQELAKRVEERTEGRVVIETFPLSQLGAERELIEGLMLGSVDMMVSTSGPLINFVSDFGVLDLPFLFNNREAAVQILEGEIGDELFAQLRDEGIVGLSWGENGFRHVTNSVKPIETPEDLKGLSLRVQENKVFIDAFKQLGANASPMAWTEALTALQSGVVDGQENPILVIDSYKLYDSGQTHMTLTGHSYSSAVFMMSEHAYNRLPEDLRQIVYEEGQKIGAYERELVIDKEQETLVRLQEQGMEVVEQIDVGIFREKIMSVYDSTKNQQLLQRILEKQ, from the coding sequence ATGAAGAGAATTGTTCGCATGATTGGAGTTATTTGTAGCATCATGCTGCTTAGCGCTTGTACAAGTTCCACGGAAAAAGAACAGTATGTGTTATATGCTGGCCACTCGCTCGCTGAAGACCATCCGTTTGAAGCCGCAATGCAAGAGCTAGCAAAGCGTGTCGAGGAACGTACAGAGGGACGTGTGGTCATTGAGACATTCCCGCTTAGTCAGCTCGGTGCAGAGCGTGAATTAATCGAAGGGTTAATGCTCGGCTCCGTCGATATGATGGTATCGACATCAGGTCCACTCATTAACTTTGTTTCAGATTTTGGGGTGTTAGATTTACCGTTTTTATTCAATAACCGTGAAGCGGCCGTTCAAATTTTGGAAGGCGAAATCGGTGATGAATTATTTGCACAATTGCGTGATGAAGGCATCGTCGGATTATCTTGGGGTGAAAACGGTTTCCGTCATGTTACGAATAGTGTAAAGCCGATTGAAACACCAGAAGATTTAAAGGGGCTGTCATTACGTGTTCAAGAAAATAAAGTATTTATTGATGCCTTCAAACAATTAGGAGCCAATGCCTCTCCAATGGCTTGGACAGAAGCGTTAACCGCGCTTCAATCAGGGGTAGTCGATGGACAGGAAAATCCGATTTTAGTTATTGATAGCTATAAATTATACGATTCTGGACAAACCCATATGACACTTACAGGCCATTCCTATTCTTCAGCAGTATTTATGATGAGTGAGCATGCCTATAATCGGTTACCAGAAGATTTACGTCAAATTGTTTATGAAGAAGGACAAAAAATTGGCGCCTACGAACGTGAGCTTGTAATCGATAAAGAACAAGAAACACTCGTGCGTTTACAAGAACAGGGCATGGAAGTAGTTGAACAGATTGATGTCGGAATATTCCGTGAAAAAATCATGTCCGTCTATGATAGTACAAAAAATCAGCAACTCTTGCAACGTATATTAGAGAAGCAATAA
- the ltrA gene encoding group II intron reverse transcriptase/maturase translates to MMLNQILERQNMIQALKRVEANKGSHGVDMMPVQTVRQHILENWHTIKSQILDGTYEPQPVRRVEIPKPDGGVRLLGIPTVTDRLIQQAISQILSKEYDPTFSDHSYGFRPNRSAHDAVRKAKGYLKEGYRWVIDMDLEKFFDKVNHDRLMATLAKRISDKPLLILIRKYLQAGVMINGVVSSTEEGTPQGGPLSPLLSNIVLDELDKELEKRGHKFVRYADDCNIYVKTERAGIRVMASVQRFIEGKLRLKVNEKKSAVDRPWNRKFLGFSFTHHKEPKVRIAKSSLIRMKKKIREITSRKMPYSIEYRIEKLNQYLIGWCGYFALADTYSIFKALDGWIKRRLRMCLWKNWKNPRTRVRNLIRLKVPYGKAYEWGNTRKGYWRISNSPILHRTLGNSYWESQGLKSLQVRYETLRYSS, encoded by the coding sequence GTGATGTTGAATCAAATTTTGGAGCGACAAAACATGATACAAGCATTAAAGCGAGTAGAAGCGAATAAAGGAAGCCACGGAGTAGACATGATGCCCGTACAAACCGTACGACAGCACATCCTCGAAAATTGGCATACGATTAAATCGCAGATTTTAGATGGTACCTATGAACCGCAGCCAGTCCGTCGTGTCGAAATCCCGAAACCAGATGGCGGTGTGCGCTTATTAGGAATACCAACCGTGACAGACCGTTTGATTCAACAAGCCATCTCGCAGATTTTATCAAAAGAATATGACCCAACATTTTCAGACCACAGTTATGGCTTTCGTCCAAATCGAAGCGCTCATGATGCGGTCAGAAAAGCGAAAGGCTATTTAAAAGAGGGCTATCGATGGGTGATTGATATGGATTTGGAGAAATTCTTTGATAAGGTCAACCATGACCGTCTAATGGCAACATTAGCAAAACGAATTTCAGATAAACCATTATTAATACTGATTCGTAAATACCTCCAAGCGGGTGTCATGATAAATGGAGTAGTTTCAAGTACAGAAGAAGGGACACCTCAAGGTGGTCCTTTAAGTCCTTTACTTTCTAATATCGTCTTAGACGAACTCGATAAAGAATTAGAGAAACGTGGACATAAATTCGTTCGATACGCAGATGACTGTAATATTTATGTGAAAACAGAGCGTGCAGGAATACGGGTAATGGCAAGTGTACAGCGATTTATCGAAGGAAAACTTCGCCTGAAAGTAAATGAAAAGAAATCAGCGGTAGACCGTCCGTGGAACCGTAAATTCCTAGGCTTCAGTTTTACACATCATAAAGAACCGAAAGTTCGCATTGCGAAATCAAGCCTCATACGAATGAAGAAGAAAATACGAGAAATTACCTCAAGAAAGATGCCTTATTCCATCGAATACAGAATCGAAAAGTTGAATCAATATCTGATAGGTTGGTGTGGCTACTTCGCTCTAGCGGATACGTACTCCATATTTAAAGCATTAGATGGCTGGATTAAACGAAGATTACGTATGTGTTTGTGGAAGAATTGGAAGAACCCCCGAACAAGAGTCAGAAATCTCATTCGTCTAAAAGTACCTTACGGGAAAGCATACGAGTGGGGAAATACCCGAAAAGGGTACTGGCGCATTTCAAATAGCCCCATATTACACAGAACCCTCGGCAATTCCTATTGGGAAAGCCAAGGGCTGAAAAGTCTGCAAGTTCGTTACGAAACTTTGCGTTATTCATCTTAA
- a CDS encoding TRAP transporter large permease, translating into MADIILFVLLLALIFINVPIAIALAMAAAILFVTQSDMPIMAIFQRMFNSIDSFPLLAIPFFILAGKLMESGGISRRLIHLAQVMLGRVRGGLALVSIISCTFFAALSGSAAATTAAVGAIMIPAMVKKGYDKNFSTAIQAAGGTIGVIIPPSVPLVLFGVTAGVSISDLFLAGIIPGVFVTGALLVLVYIISIIKGYGGGEKYNAKEFFIALKDSILALMMPVIILGGIYSGLFTATEAALVAVVYGMIVGVFIYREITLKDLYRIFSSATIMSASILFIIAGASIFAYYLTRERIPMQITEALLSITDNWIIALLIINLILLIVGTFMETAAAILILTPILAPVAAALGIDLVHFGIIMIVNLAIGYITPPVGLNLFVANKIAGTKFEGVVRAIIPFICVMILCVLIISFVPALSLFLVK; encoded by the coding sequence ATGGCGGATATCATTCTTTTCGTCTTACTACTGGCGTTAATCTTTATTAACGTACCCATTGCGATTGCATTAGCTATGGCTGCTGCAATTTTATTTGTTACGCAAAGTGACATGCCGATTATGGCCATTTTTCAGCGCATGTTTAATTCAATTGATTCCTTCCCGTTATTAGCCATTCCATTCTTTATTTTAGCCGGGAAACTAATGGAATCAGGTGGGATTTCTCGTCGGTTAATCCATTTAGCACAAGTGATGCTCGGTCGTGTGCGCGGTGGATTGGCGCTCGTCTCAATTATTTCATGTACATTTTTTGCCGCCTTGTCTGGTTCAGCAGCAGCGACGACAGCAGCTGTTGGGGCGATTATGATTCCTGCAATGGTAAAAAAGGGGTATGATAAAAACTTTTCAACTGCGATTCAAGCTGCAGGTGGAACAATCGGCGTAATTATTCCTCCAAGTGTACCGCTCGTGTTGTTTGGGGTAACAGCAGGCGTTTCAATTAGCGATTTATTTTTAGCTGGGATTATTCCAGGGGTGTTTGTTACAGGAGCCTTACTTGTTCTTGTCTACATTATTTCGATCATCAAAGGCTACGGTGGTGGTGAAAAATATAATGCAAAGGAATTTTTCATTGCCTTAAAAGATTCAATTTTAGCACTGATGATGCCAGTTATTATTTTAGGTGGAATTTATAGTGGGCTATTTACGGCAACAGAAGCCGCGCTCGTAGCCGTAGTGTACGGGATGATTGTTGGGGTGTTCATTTACCGTGAAATTACACTAAAAGATTTATATCGTATTTTCTCTTCTGCTACGATTATGAGTGCATCGATTTTATTCATTATCGCAGGCGCATCCATTTTTGCTTATTATTTAACGCGCGAACGCATTCCGATGCAAATTACAGAAGCCCTTTTAAGTATTACGGATAATTGGATTATCGCATTACTAATTATTAACTTGATTTTATTAATAGTCGGCACATTTATGGAAACAGCTGCTGCAATTCTAATTTTAACGCCGATTTTAGCACCCGTTGCCGCTGCGCTTGGGATTGATCTTGTTCATTTTGGTATTATTATGATTGTCAATTTAGCAATTGGTTACATTACGCCACCAGTTGGGTTAAACTTATTTGTAGCAAACAAAATTGCTGGCACGAAATTCGAGGGCGTTGTCCGGGCAATCATTCCCTTTATTTGCGTGATGATTTTGTGTGTCCTTATTATTTCATTTGTTCCAGCGCTTAGCTTATTTTTAGTAAAATAA
- a CDS encoding enoyl-CoA hydratase-related protein, with translation MQVRTTRLEAEEAKIIYQETAGLAIITIHRPQLKNALTANMWDQLAKIAQSTLENPKNKVLLLRGSGENFTAGSDIKEFNSISLDKAEEAFIHMERTISTIENLPIPVIGVINGPAMGAGLELALACDIRIGSDNAKMGIPVGKLGITLNNKFAKRLVDLVGPAATKDFVFTGRMYKAEEAYKAGMLNYLVAEKDLNRFAIRMGKLVAGMSPDSLLAVKRAVKECVDSTPALWEGSTPFVSQTDFAEGVRAFVEKRQPQFTRKIK, from the coding sequence ATGCAAGTACGTACGACAAGACTTGAAGCCGAAGAAGCAAAGATTATTTATCAAGAAACAGCTGGGCTCGCGATTATTACGATTCATCGTCCACAATTAAAAAATGCACTAACAGCAAACATGTGGGATCAACTCGCAAAAATCGCACAAAGCACATTAGAAAATCCGAAAAACAAAGTATTGCTGCTGCGCGGCTCAGGTGAAAACTTTACGGCTGGCTCAGATATTAAGGAATTTAACTCGATTTCATTAGACAAAGCCGAAGAAGCGTTCATACATATGGAGCGTACGATTTCAACAATCGAAAACTTACCGATTCCTGTAATCGGTGTCATTAATGGCCCTGCTATGGGGGCTGGTTTAGAGCTAGCACTTGCCTGTGATATTCGAATTGGCTCGGATAATGCGAAAATGGGGATTCCAGTTGGAAAGTTAGGTATTACATTAAACAATAAATTCGCTAAGCGCTTAGTGGACTTAGTTGGCCCTGCCGCAACGAAGGATTTTGTCTTTACCGGTCGTATGTATAAAGCTGAAGAAGCGTACAAAGCGGGCATGTTAAACTATCTTGTAGCCGAAAAAGACTTGAACCGTTTTGCGATTCGTATGGGGAAACTTGTTGCGGGGATGTCCCCGGACTCGCTGCTTGCTGTAAAACGTGCAGTTAAAGAATGTGTGGATTCAACACCTGCCTTATGGGAAGGTTCGACACCATTCGTTTCTCAAACAGACTTTGCTGAAGGTGTGCGTGCCTTTGTTGAAAAACGCCAGCCTCAGTTTACACGTAAAATAAAATAA
- a CDS encoding methyl-accepting chemotaxis protein → MKIETSKPNIMLMNTAFVVFLSIFVHLLHRQFNFLDGYLLLQGITNLSGTLFIFLNILFTIPIILLAITLWLARSNHPLQELFMTLTLTFGSISIIAGGDGLTEYHFSIFMVVAMIASFQRIKYIIVSTVIFAVHHLSGYFLFPQLLCGTEEYSFALLMIHAIFLVMTAVSTSLVILSRRRVEARMAEDTLKAQQQLQLLLREINEESVHLKDLSNQIAVDSSASAESSLSITNTLSSFQQNAENEAISLKQSIYKNEASINELSVIHERTENVTLIAKQSLERASLGKQKVTAVTHQMSIITETVSSIKQLIEMLEMQSKEISSSLTVVHRISEQTKLLALNASIEAARAGEAGKGFSVVASEIRNLASGTQESVVNMDNVLEGIQHQIEHVAKKMQSGMKEIYKGNEFIRESEHAFDSIYTTISTLEHDINQISSSTRDMVSQTDETLTLFSEISQMNEHSLKTVSIITDSAKQQHIATQSLGQVITQLNNVTQHLNRLTDQIQSD, encoded by the coding sequence TTGAAAATAGAAACAAGCAAACCCAATATTATGCTGATGAACACTGCATTTGTTGTATTCCTGTCGATTTTTGTTCATTTACTACATCGCCAGTTTAACTTTTTAGATGGCTACCTACTACTACAAGGCATTACGAACCTTTCCGGCACACTCTTTATTTTTCTAAATATACTTTTTACTATTCCCATTATTTTATTAGCTATTACGTTGTGGTTAGCAAGATCCAACCATCCACTCCAAGAATTATTTATGACACTAACATTGACGTTTGGTAGTATATCGATTATTGCTGGTGGTGACGGTTTAACAGAATATCACTTTTCAATCTTCATGGTTGTGGCAATGATCGCAAGCTTTCAACGTATCAAATACATAATTGTAAGCACGGTAATTTTTGCGGTCCACCATTTATCCGGTTATTTCTTATTCCCACAATTACTATGTGGCACAGAAGAATATAGTTTTGCATTGTTAATGATTCATGCGATCTTTTTAGTAATGACAGCCGTTTCAACTAGCCTTGTGATTTTATCGAGACGAAGAGTAGAAGCACGCATGGCGGAAGATACGTTAAAGGCCCAGCAACAACTGCAACTTTTATTGCGAGAAATTAATGAAGAAAGTGTTCATTTAAAGGACTTATCCAATCAAATTGCTGTTGATTCTTCGGCATCTGCAGAATCAAGCTTAAGTATCACGAATACACTTTCAAGTTTCCAACAAAATGCCGAAAATGAGGCAATCTCGTTGAAACAAAGTATTTATAAAAATGAAGCGAGTATTAATGAACTTTCTGTTATTCATGAACGCACAGAAAATGTTACGCTTATTGCTAAACAAAGTCTCGAGCGTGCTTCGTTAGGAAAGCAAAAAGTAACGGCTGTTACACATCAAATGTCGATAATTACGGAAACTGTTTCCTCTATTAAACAGCTAATTGAAATGCTTGAAATGCAATCGAAAGAGATTTCAAGTTCCCTAACAGTTGTTCATAGAATTTCAGAGCAAACCAAATTACTTGCGCTTAATGCTTCTATTGAAGCAGCGCGTGCTGGTGAGGCAGGAAAAGGATTTTCGGTTGTTGCGAGTGAAATTCGTAATCTAGCATCAGGGACACAGGAATCTGTTGTCAATATGGATAACGTATTAGAAGGCATTCAACATCAGATTGAACATGTTGCTAAAAAAATGCAATCTGGTATGAAAGAAATCTACAAAGGAAACGAGTTCATCCGTGAAAGTGAGCATGCTTTCGATTCAATCTACACGACAATTTCAACATTAGAGCATGATATTAACCAAATTTCAAGTTCGACAAGAGATATGGTAAGCCAGACCGATGAAACGTTGACATTATTCAGTGAGATTAGTCAGATGAACGAGCATTCGTTGAAAACAGTTAGCATTATTACGGACTCAGCAAAACAGCAACATATCGCTACACAAAGTTTAGGTCAAGTTATTACACAGTTAAACAATGTGACACAACATCTAAATCGTTTAACCGATCAAATTCAATCAGACTAA
- a CDS encoding TRAP transporter small permease — protein sequence MGKVIAGMNKVVHILLILLMTTLVIAVFCQIVFRFFDKSLPWTEELSRYAMIWMTFLGAAYAVSTRAHIGMELFVERARGVTKQVLIVIAAIISGVFFVMMIVKGYELSMRVMDQSSAVLQIPMGLVYLIMPISGVVLLINLLHVTAKELKGEMS from the coding sequence ATGGGGAAAGTAATCGCAGGAATGAACAAAGTGGTTCATATCCTATTAATACTATTGATGACAACACTTGTAATCGCTGTATTTTGCCAAATTGTATTTCGTTTTTTCGACAAATCGCTTCCATGGACAGAGGAATTGTCTCGATACGCTATGATTTGGATGACATTTTTAGGTGCAGCCTATGCGGTCAGTACACGCGCACATATTGGCATGGAATTATTTGTTGAACGTGCACGGGGAGTGACGAAACAAGTATTAATCGTGATAGCTGCGATAATTAGTGGCGTGTTTTTCGTTATGATGATTGTCAAAGGCTACGAATTATCGATGCGTGTTATGGATCAATCATCCGCCGTACTTCAAATTCCAATGGGACTTGTGTATTTGATTATGCCGATTAGTGGGGTTGTGTTATTGATTAATTTACTTCACGTAACCGCAAAAGAACTGAAAGGAGAGATGTCTTAA
- a CDS encoding recombinase XerD: MLDVLAHVKAFEAYLKSLNRSVHTVKQYTIDANQFASITKNSADLDEALQRYTSEIQETYTSVNSINRKYAAIRQFLGFLQTRGVIGVYDSLLLQKLAKEQTALNVLTTKQLKQALHFWPHQFDIALHEEHAWLALRNTAITYTIAELAIKPAELVRMQWKHVDEETNELTVISSKSYRILLLSKELIALLQRYKEHTHAFMPLTEHSPFVWLGVGNKLGEPISVKTIERIFKAMSEQLGIKVTATNLRYQAILKEINESEDEQLFRQFGYARKWVLNERGQRFPKNNE; this comes from the coding sequence ATGTTGGATGTTTTAGCACATGTAAAGGCATTTGAAGCCTATTTGAAATCGTTAAATCGATCGGTTCATACCGTCAAACAATATACAATTGACGCCAATCAATTTGCGTCAATCACTAAAAATAGCGCGGATCTCGATGAAGCATTACAGCGCTATACGTCAGAAATTCAAGAAACGTATACATCCGTAAATTCAATCAATCGTAAGTATGCCGCAATACGCCAATTTTTAGGATTTTTACAAACGCGCGGTGTAATTGGTGTATATGATTCTCTTCTTTTGCAAAAGCTAGCAAAGGAACAAACCGCGCTGAACGTATTAACGACGAAGCAATTGAAGCAGGCACTCCATTTTTGGCCGCATCAATTCGACATCGCATTACATGAAGAACATGCTTGGCTTGCGCTTCGTAATACCGCGATTACTTATACAATTGCCGAACTCGCGATTAAACCAGCAGAGCTTGTTCGTATGCAGTGGAAGCATGTCGATGAGGAAACGAATGAACTTACGGTGATTTCTTCTAAATCTTATCGCATTTTACTGCTATCCAAGGAGCTTATTGCACTATTACAGCGCTATAAGGAACATACCCATGCCTTTATGCCATTAACGGAGCATTCGCCGTTCGTTTGGCTAGGTGTAGGTAATAAACTTGGCGAACCAATCAGTGTGAAAACAATCGAGCGAATTTTTAAAGCGATGTCAGAACAACTTGGTATTAAAGTTACCGCAACGAATTTGCGTTATCAGGCGATTTTAAAGGAAATAAACGAATCTGAGGATGAACAGCTTTTCAGACAATTTGGCTATGCTCGCAAATGGGTCCTCAATGAACGTGGACAAAGATTCCCTAAAAACAATGAATAA
- a CDS encoding FadR/GntR family transcriptional regulator, with product MRTLTTSTKQKVYEMVFQEIQQDILAGRYEMGEKLPSERALAIRYQVSRNSIREAIRLLELRNLVEIKHGDGTFIKNISIQSTKNELVHVLENTDKTSIYEMLELRYILESQCAFLAALRANTQDFEKIANSLEMMKAAKADEKLGIQADLSFHIAIAEATHNQVLVELIASLMPHIRNTIEVTRNYRLAENKNICSTFDEHKQIYLAISRGDSEQAKTLMENHIRTIREELSERLL from the coding sequence GTGCGTACATTGACTACATCGACGAAGCAAAAAGTGTACGAAATGGTGTTTCAAGAAATTCAACAGGATATTTTAGCCGGAAGATACGAAATGGGCGAAAAATTGCCATCTGAACGAGCACTTGCGATTCGCTATCAAGTAAGTCGTAATTCCATTCGTGAGGCAATACGCTTACTTGAGTTAAGAAATCTTGTTGAAATCAAACATGGGGACGGCACGTTTATCAAAAACATTTCCATTCAAAGTACAAAAAACGAACTGGTCCATGTTCTTGAAAATACCGATAAAACAAGCATATATGAAATGCTTGAACTACGTTATATTTTAGAATCACAATGTGCTTTTCTTGCGGCATTGCGTGCAAATACGCAAGATTTCGAAAAAATAGCCAACTCACTTGAAATGATGAAAGCAGCGAAGGCAGATGAAAAGCTTGGGATACAGGCAGATCTTAGCTTTCACATTGCAATTGCTGAAGCCACTCATAATCAAGTGTTAGTAGAATTAATTGCTTCGCTAATGCCGCATATACGTAATACAATCGAAGTAACGCGTAACTATCGACTTGCTGAAAATAAAAATATTTGTTCCACATTCGATGAGCATAAGCAAATCTATCTTGCGATTAGTCGTGGTGACAGTGAGCAAGCAAAAACATTAATGGAAAACCATATCCGTACAATTCGCGAAGAATTATCAGAACGATTGCTTTAA